DNA from Gemmatimonas sp.:
CTGGCCACGACCTTGTTGGCGGCGAACACCATGAGCAGAAAGCCGAGGCCGGCGAAGGCGAGCCCCATGGCGAACTTGGTGGGGCTCGACAGATCGATGTTCCGCTTGGCCAACCCTACCCACAGGGCGGCGAAGAGGGGAGAGAAGATGATGATGAACAGCGAGTTCACCGACTGAAACCACGTGGCCGGGATGTCGAACCCGAACATCGCACGATCGGTGAAGTCGTTGGCAAAGAGCTGCAGCGACGTGGGCGCCTGTTCGAACGCCGCCCAGAAGATCGCGGCGAAAACGAACAGCACGAAAATCACCGCGCTGCGCTTTTTTTCATCACCGGTGAGGCCGCCAAAGGCGAAGATGTAGCCGAAGAACGCCACCGCGATACCAACCAGCACGAAGGTCATCCACCCGCCGATCTGCTGCGGATCGAGCGCCACGACACCGCTGGCGGCGAGGGCAAACACGATGGCGAGGATCGCCAGCCCCCCGTAGGTGCTGGTACGCACCAGCGACTCCTGCTTCGCCTGCGCCGCCGCATCGGGGTTGCGCACGATGTCCTCACCGATCGTCCCCAGCAGCTTCTTGCCAAACAGCCAGAAGCTCAGCAGGCCGAGCGCCATGCCCACGCCGGCCGCGCCGAAGCCCCAGTGCCAGCTCACGCGCTCACCGAGATAGCCGGTGACGAGCTGCCCAACGAAGGCCCCGGTGTTGATGCCCATGTAGAAAATCGAAAACCCGGCGTCGCGACGAGCGCCCCCTTCCGGATACAGGTCACCCACGATCGCGGAGATGTTGGGCTTGAGCAGCCCCGTGCCCAGCACGATCAGCACGAGCCCCAGGAAGAAGAACACGGTGCCGAGACGGGCGCCGGCAAAACCCGACACGCCAATGGCCAGGTGCCCGCCGGTGATGAGCACGGCGCCGATGAGAATGGCGCGCCGCAATCCCAGCCACCGATCGGCAATCCACCCGCCGGGGAGCGACGCCAGGTAGACACTGGCCGCGTAGATGCCCACGATGGCCGACGCCTGCGTGCGCTCGAGGCCGAACCCGCCCTCATTCAGCGCGGCCGCCATGAAGAGCACGAGCAGGGGGCGCAGCCCGTAGTACGAGAAGCGCTCCCACATTTCCGTGGCGAAAAGCAGGCCCAATCCCTTCGGATGTCCGAAGAAGGAACGATCGGTGGTGACGGCGGTGCTCACGGGGTGGGGACTGAAGTGGAGGGTTCCTTGATGCACGCCACGAAGTGGCCGGGGGCCTTCTCTTCGAGGGGCGGCACAATGCGGCTGCACGCCGCATCCTTGCGCGGATGCGGGCAGCGGGGATGAAACACGCACCCGGACGGCGGGTGTGCCGGTGACGGCGGCTCGCCCGGCAGCAGTATGCGCCGGCGCACGGCACCGGGCTCGGGGATGGGCACCGCCGACAGCAAGGCCTGCGTATACGGCATGCGCGGCGCGGCAAAGAGCGCGGCGCGCGACGCGAGCTCCACGATGCGGCCGAGGTACATCACGGCCACGCGATCGGCCATGTGCGACACCACCGCCAGATCGTGCGCAATGAACAGATACGACAGCCCGCGATCACGCTGCAGGTCGCGCAGCAGGTTCACCACCTGCGCCTGTACGCTCACATCGAGCGCCGATACCGGCTCGTCGCAGACGATGAACGAGGGTTCCACCGCCAGGGCGCGCGCGATGCCCACGCGCTGACGCTGGCCACCGGAGAACTCGTGGGGGTAGCGGGTCGCATGCTCGGCGCGCAGCCCCACCTCGTCGAGCAGGCGCGCCACGCGGCGATCGGCCTCGGCGCCTTCGGCCAGTGCGTGCACAATGAGCCCCTCGCGAATGGCCTCGCCCACGGTCAGACGCGGATTGAGGGAGCTGTAGGGATCCTGAAAGACGATCTGCATGTGGCGCCGCATGCGCCGCAGCGACTCGCCCTGAAGCGCGAGGACATCGGTGCCGTTGAAATGCACCTCGCCACGCGTCGGCTCCACGAGGCGCAGCAGCGCGCGCCCGGTCGTGGTCTTGCCGCACCCCGATTCGCCCACCAGCGCCAACGTTTCTCCCCGGTAGACCGCGAACGACACATCGTCCACCGCCTTCACGGCGCCCACGACGCGCTGCAGGAGACCGCGTCGGATGGGGAAGTGCTTCGTGAGCCCACGCACCGTCAGGAGCGGCGCCCCGGAGGTCGTGTACCCAGGCGTCTCCGCCGCCGCCGAACGCTCGGCGCTCACGGGCGCGATACCTCGGCCACCGGCAGAGCGTGCCGGCGACGGTCGGGCTCCTGCACCAGGTGACAGCGGGCGCGATGCGCCGGCCCCACCTGGTACAGCACTGGCTCCTCCCGCGCGCAACGGTCCCAGGCGTGCGCGCAGCGGTCGCGGAAGGTGCACCCGCCGGGCACGTCGTCCGGCGACGGGACCGTGCCGGGAATGGTCGCGAGCCGCTCGCCCGGTACCGCGTCGAGCCGAGGCATCGCCGCGAGCAAGCCTTCGGTATAGGGCATCTGCGGTGCCGCGAACAGCGCCGCCACCGGTGCCTCTTCCACGATACGCCCCGCGTACATCACGATCACCCGTGAGGCCATCTCCGCCACCACGCCCAGATCATGCGTGATGAGCAGCAACGCCATGCCGGTGCGCGCGCGCAGATCGCGCAGCAGCTCCAGAATCTGCGCCTGGATCGTGACGTCGAGGGCCGTGGTGGGCTCGTCGGCGATCACGAGTTGCGGCGAGAGCACCAACGCCATGGCGATCATGACACGCTGCCGCATCCCCCCCGACAGCTCATGCGGATACTGTCTCGCCCGCACGGCGGCGTCGGCGATTCCCACCTGGGTCAGCATGTCGACCGTGCGCGACCACGCCTCCGCGCGACGGCAGCCGGTGTGCACCTGCACCACTTCGGCAATCTGATCGCCGACGGTCAGCACAGGGTTCAGCGCCGTCGAGGGCTCCTGAAAGATCATCGCCAACTGTTGGCCACGCACCCGGCGCAACGCACGCTCCTCGAGCGTCAGCAGGTCATGCCCGCTGAAACGAATCTGCGTGCCGGGCTCGATGCGCCCCGGCGGCGGCACGAGCCGCAACAGGGACAGCGCCGTGAGCGACTTGCCACACCCCGACTCACCGACAAGGCACACCGTTTCCCCAGCGGCCACGGTGAACGACACGCCGTCCACCGCATGCACGGCCCCGGTCGCGCCGGGAAACGCCACCTGCAGCGACTGCACCTCGAGCAGCGCCTGTTCGCGCGTGGGTTCGGCGGAGGGAGAGGTCACGGGGGACTGGCGGAGGGGACGCGCGACGACCCGGGCAGGACAGCCGAACCGGGGGCGCTCCCGGCAAACTGGACCGGCGCGAAGCGGTCGCGCAAGGCGTCACCCATCGCGTTGCAGAGCAGGACGGGCAGCAGCATGCACACAGCCGGGAAAACGGTGAGCCACCACTGCGATTGCATGAGTCCCACGCCGTCGCGAATGATGTTGCCCCAGCTTGCGGCCGGCGGCTGGATGCCGAGCCCCAGAAAGCTCAATCCGGCCTCGATGCCAATCGTCCCGGCAATGTTGAGCGCGGCCAGGGTGAGCAGCATCGGGGCGAGATGTGGCAGCAGATGCCGCTGCAACAGCCTTCGCGTCGGTATGCCGGTGGCTGCAGCGGCGAGCGTGAACTCCCGTGCGCGCAGTGCGCGCAGTTCGTCGTGCACCAGACGCGCCACCGCATACCATCCGGTCAGCCCCGTGAGCAGCACGAGTGCCACAAGGCCCATCGGCCCGACCGCGCCGAGCACACCAAGCAGCACCAGCAGTCGGGGCACGGAGAAGGCAATGTCGAGCAGGCGTGCCAGCAGGGTGCTCACCCGCGTCGACGCGAACGCCATGGCGGCCCCGTACGCGGTGCCTACGCTGAGCGCGATGGCGACGGCGCTGAGCGCGAACCCCAGCGATACCCGGGTACCGGCAAGTACGCGGCTGAGCACGTCACGCGAGTAGGGATCGGTGCCGAACGGGTGCGCCAGCGACGGCGGACGATTCTTGAGGGCCAGCAGGTCGAGCGGCAGGTTGGGCTCGTACGGGGCGAGCCATGGGGCCACCAGCGCCACGCCTGCCAGCGATGCCAGCAGCCACGTTCCCGTACGCAGGGGGCGCGACGAGGTGCCGGAACCGGCCGAGGGCGACATCATGACGTGGCCGCGTTGGGGCGCGCGCCGGCCGCGGGGCGTGGCGTATCGGCCGCCACGCGCGGGTCGGCCACACCACGCAACAGGTCAATGACGGTCGTGGTCAGCGCAATGACGAGCCCCTGCACGAGCACGCACCCCGCGACCACGTGGTAGTCGCGCGCGTTAATGGCGTTGAGCATGGTGAGACCCAGGCCGGGCCACGAGAACACCTGCTCCACGAACACCACGCCCAGCATGTTGATGGGCACGAGGATGCCGAAGACGGTGAGCACCGGCGGCACCGACGCACGCCACGCCTGCCGATACACGCGCCCCGGTGAGAGGCCGGCGGCGAACGCCGTGCGCACGAAGGGTTCGTGCAGCACATCGCGCATGCTCTGGCGCTGAATGCGCGTCAGCGTGGCCGCGTCGATCAGCGCGACCACGAACGTCGGCAGAACAAGATGCCGCAGCCGATCGAGCAGCCGTTCGCCGGCCGGCAGGTACGCGTGCAGATCACTCACGAGACCGCCACTCGGCAGCACCGGCCAGATGACGCTGAACAGCAGCAGCAGAAACAGCGCCACGGTGAATTCGGGCAGACCGTACAGCACGAACACAATGATCGTGAGCACGCGATCGAGCGGTCGCTGCGCATGGATGCCCTGCCACACGCCAACGACCGAAGCCGCGAGCAGGGCGAGCAGCAGCCCCGGGACGACGAGCATGAGGCTGTTGGGCAGGGCATCCAGCACGACATCGAGCGCGGGGCGCTGCTGGAGCGTGGACCATCCCAGGTCGCCCTGGACGAGAGCCGCCAGCCACCGCAGATATTGCACGCCGAGCGGGGCGTCGTACCCGTAGATCTCGCGCAACTGGGCGCGCACGGTGGCGGGGACTCCTTCGCCCAGCGCGGTCAGCGGATCGCCCGGCGCGAGTTGCAGGCACACGAAGGCGAACGTCGCCGCCGCGAACGTTGCCATGGCCCCCTGCAGCATGCGCGCGCCCAGGCGCATCCGGCCGGTGGTCAGCGCGAGCCTCCAGGGGCGCGCAGGCCGATGCGGTCGCGATCGAGACGCTGTGCCGGATCGACCCGCCACTCGGCGAGGTCGGCATACCACCCGTCGGCCCGCAGCGGCGGCACGATGAGCCGCCGGTGCATCACCACCGGCACGCGCTGCTCGTACAGCCAGATCGCCGGCACGTCGTTCACGGCCAGTTGAAACGCCCGGGTCCAGTACGCGCGACTGCGTACCGGATCGAAGCTCGACAGCGCGCTGTCGGCCAGCGCATCGAAGGTCCGGTTACGATAGCGCACCTCGTTGCTCGCCCCCGTCGACATCCAGGTCTGACGAACGCCCACGAGCCCGGGGCTGGTGGCCCAGCCGCTCAGTGAGGCGTCGAAGCCCAGCGCCGCGGTGCGCTCCATGAACGTGTTCACTTCCAGCTGCAGCGGTGTGGCCTTGACGCCGATGCCCCGGAACTGCTCCTGCAGCAGCACCGCGAAGCGCTGCCGGGTGACACTGATGTTCGGCACCAGCATCTCGAAGGCGAGCGACCGGCCGTTGCGCTCCCGTACGCCGTCGCCATTGGTGTCACGCCACCCCGCCGAGTCGAGGAGCGCGCGCGCGCCGGCGGGATCGTACGGGATCTGGCGAATGGCGGCCGTATCGGGCATGAGCACCCGCGGCGCCGGACCCAGCGACACGACGCCGAGCGAGTCGAAGACGTTGCGCACCAGGCGCTCGCGATCGACCCCCATGGCGAGGGCGCGGCGCACGAGCGAGTCACCGAAGACGGGATGCGGGCGCGTGGTGTCAGCCGGATCGCGCTGGTTGAGGCCGAGGAAGGTGTACGCGAAGGCGGGATTCACCACGAGGCGCAGCGACGGCGTCTGTGCCAGCTGCGCGAGGTTTTCGCCGCGCACCATCTCGAGGAAGTCCGCCTCGCCGGCGAACAGGCGCACCGTGGCCGCCCCGATGTCGGGGGTGAAACTCCAGATGACACGGTCGAGCTTGGCCCGTCCACGGGCGTTGGTCGTGTCGGCCACCACCTCGATGCGCTGTCCGGCATCCCACCGCACGAAGCGGAATCGTCCCGTGCCCACCGGCCGTCGCGCGAACGGTGCGCGCCCCACCTGCGCCATGGGAATGGAATCGAGCAGGTGCGACGGCAGGATGTACATGGGGTACGTGGCGTCGTAGAACTGCTGGGGCAGGCGACGCTTGAACCAGAATACGGCCGTGCGGACATCGCGCGCGGTCACCGAGTCGATGTTGCCCAGCACCGATCGCAGTTCGGCGCCAATGCTGTCGCTGGTGTAGGCGCGATAGGTGTACACCACGTCGGCGGCGCGTACGGGAGCGCCGTCGTGCCAGCGGGCGGTGCTGTCGAGCGCAAAGGCAATCGAGAGGGAGTCGGCCGCCCAGCGCCACGAGGTGGCTAATCGCGGCTGAAAGCCGGCGTCGCCGTAGGTCTCGAGCGCGGGACCAATCTCCGCCAGTCGGTCGAAGAGCGCGCTGACGACGGCGCCCCCCTGGGTGCCAGTCACCTGCGGCGGAAACAGCGTGTTTGGCTCGGCCGGGACCGCCACGACGAGGGTGCCGCCCACATCGCTGGTGGTGCGCGCGTCGGGCCGGCGATCTCCGTTGCAGGCGGTCGGCCCGGCGAGCGCAGCGACCGCGGCCGCCAGCAGCAGTCGCCGTCGTTGCGCGCGAGTGGGACGGAGCGAGAGGGGCATCACGGCGGGTGAGAGCGGAAAGAGGTGGCGCCGAAAGATAGGATGGGCGGTGCCCGCTACCGGCGCCAGAGCCATGTGGGATCGGCGAACCGGGAACGGTGCGCAGCCAGCAGCGCCGTCCAGGCGTCGGACGCGACGAACGGCGTCACGTCACCCACCCGCTGCAGCCGTTCACGGGTGGCGGCATAGGTGCGTTGGCGCAGCGCGTCATCGTCGTGGCCGGGGAGCAGGGGGCGGAGCGCCGCGGCGGC
Protein-coding regions in this window:
- a CDS encoding peptide ABC transporter substrate-binding protein → MPLSLRPTRAQRRRLLLAAAVAALAGPTACNGDRRPDARTTSDVGGTLVVAVPAEPNTLFPPQVTGTQGGAVVSALFDRLAEIGPALETYGDAGFQPRLATSWRWAADSLSIAFALDSTARWHDGAPVRAADVVYTYRAYTSDSIGAELRSVLGNIDSVTARDVRTAVFWFKRRLPQQFYDATYPMYILPSHLLDSIPMAQVGRAPFARRPVGTGRFRFVRWDAGQRIEVVADTTNARGRAKLDRVIWSFTPDIGAATVRLFAGEADFLEMVRGENLAQLAQTPSLRLVVNPAFAYTFLGLNQRDPADTTRPHPVFGDSLVRRALAMGVDRERLVRNVFDSLGVVSLGPAPRVLMPDTAAIRQIPYDPAGARALLDSAGWRDTNGDGVRERNGRSLAFEMLVPNISVTRQRFAVLLQEQFRGIGVKATPLQLEVNTFMERTAALGFDASLSGWATSPGLVGVRQTWMSTGASNEVRYRNRTFDALADSALSSFDPVRSRAYWTRAFQLAVNDVPAIWLYEQRVPVVMHRRLIVPPLRADGWYADLAEWRVDPAQRLDRDRIGLRAPGGSR
- a CDS encoding ABC transporter ATP-binding protein — protein: MSAERSAAAETPGYTTSGAPLLTVRGLTKHFPIRRGLLQRVVGAVKAVDDVSFAVYRGETLALVGESGCGKTTTGRALLRLVEPTRGEVHFNGTDVLALQGESLRRMRRHMQIVFQDPYSSLNPRLTVGEAIREGLIVHALAEGAEADRRVARLLDEVGLRAEHATRYPHEFSGGQRQRVGIARALAVEPSFIVCDEPVSALDVSVQAQVVNLLRDLQRDRGLSYLFIAHDLAVVSHMADRVAVMYLGRIVELASRAALFAAPRMPYTQALLSAVPIPEPGAVRRRILLPGEPPSPAHPPSGCVFHPRCPHPRKDAACSRIVPPLEEKAPGHFVACIKEPSTSVPTP
- a CDS encoding ABC transporter ATP-binding protein produces the protein MTSPSAEPTREQALLEVQSLQVAFPGATGAVHAVDGVSFTVAAGETVCLVGESGCGKSLTALSLLRLVPPPGRIEPGTQIRFSGHDLLTLEERALRRVRGQQLAMIFQEPSTALNPVLTVGDQIAEVVQVHTGCRRAEAWSRTVDMLTQVGIADAAVRARQYPHELSGGMRQRVMIAMALVLSPQLVIADEPTTALDVTIQAQILELLRDLRARTGMALLLITHDLGVVAEMASRVIVMYAGRIVEEAPVAALFAAPQMPYTEGLLAAMPRLDAVPGERLATIPGTVPSPDDVPGGCTFRDRCAHAWDRCAREEPVLYQVGPAHRARCHLVQEPDRRRHALPVAEVSRP
- a CDS encoding peptide MFS transporter: MSTAVTTDRSFFGHPKGLGLLFATEMWERFSYYGLRPLLVLFMAAALNEGGFGLERTQASAIVGIYAASVYLASLPGGWIADRWLGLRRAILIGAVLITGGHLAIGVSGFAGARLGTVFFFLGLVLIVLGTGLLKPNISAIVGDLYPEGGARRDAGFSIFYMGINTGAFVGQLVTGYLGERVSWHWGFGAAGVGMALGLLSFWLFGKKLLGTIGEDIVRNPDAAAQAKQESLVRTSTYGGLAILAIVFALAASGVVALDPQQIGGWMTFVLVGIAVAFFGYIFAFGGLTGDEKKRSAVIFVLFVFAAIFWAAFEQAPTSLQLFANDFTDRAMFGFDIPATWFQSVNSLFIIIFSPLFAALWVGLAKRNIDLSSPTKFAMGLAFAGLGFLLMVFAANKVVASGGSVLVSPWWLIMSYMFQTIGELFLSPVGLSSMTKLSPRRYVGQMMGIWFLATSVGNLVAGLVGGHVDPSKLEQTPAVFSGTAIALFVSTAILLAMVVPIRRMMTSVK
- a CDS encoding ABC transporter permease — protein: MMSPSAGSGTSSRPLRTGTWLLASLAGVALVAPWLAPYEPNLPLDLLALKNRPPSLAHPFGTDPYSRDVLSRVLAGTRVSLGFALSAVAIALSVGTAYGAAMAFASTRVSTLLARLLDIAFSVPRLLVLLGVLGAVGPMGLVALVLLTGLTGWYAVARLVHDELRALRAREFTLAAAATGIPTRRLLQRHLLPHLAPMLLTLAALNIAGTIGIEAGLSFLGLGIQPPAASWGNIIRDGVGLMQSQWWLTVFPAVCMLLPVLLCNAMGDALRDRFAPVQFAGSAPGSAVLPGSSRVPSASPP
- a CDS encoding ABC transporter permease, translated to MRLGARMLQGAMATFAAATFAFVCLQLAPGDPLTALGEGVPATVRAQLREIYGYDAPLGVQYLRWLAALVQGDLGWSTLQQRPALDVVLDALPNSLMLVVPGLLLALLAASVVGVWQGIHAQRPLDRVLTIIVFVLYGLPEFTVALFLLLLFSVIWPVLPSGGLVSDLHAYLPAGERLLDRLRHLVLPTFVVALIDAATLTRIQRQSMRDVLHEPFVRTAFAAGLSPGRVYRQAWRASVPPVLTVFGILVPINMLGVVFVEQVFSWPGLGLTMLNAINARDYHVVAGCVLVQGLVIALTTTVIDLLRGVADPRVAADTPRPAAGARPNAATS